One region of Polynucleobacter sp. SHI8 genomic DNA includes:
- a CDS encoding NAD(P)/FAD-dependent oxidoreductase, which yields MKQFHVVVVGAGPVGVVAAIAAAQKGFKVTLLESAKEVDHNPRAATTHPSTLEFINQVGLIDEFIEQGLVARYFQFWDRDTKSRVAQFDHDLLKDETKFPFVVQTEQHKLVLMGLKRLATFPDVSYQFGITVTNLQQGPDQVTLTTEQDGVMGQITADYVIGSDGGKSTIRKLLNIEFEGYTWPERFIVLTSIHDFEKSMGCCYRNYFAGSSEWANLFKVTGDDYKGRWRAVFPARTDESDEEALSDASAQKRIVELEEACSLESIVHRNIYNVHQRVAQKFRVGRVMLAGDSSHLNNPIGGLGLNCGIHDAMELVSSLEDIRNGADDTRLDLYEKRRKTLNVQFIQEQTIANKKRLEEKDPLARQQRLDELRKIEADNQLQKQFLMKSSLLLSVINEKNITL from the coding sequence ATGAAGCAATTTCATGTCGTGGTTGTTGGTGCAGGTCCAGTAGGCGTTGTTGCAGCTATAGCTGCTGCGCAAAAAGGATTTAAAGTTACGCTATTAGAGTCTGCGAAAGAGGTTGATCATAATCCTCGAGCGGCAACAACTCATCCATCAACTTTGGAGTTCATTAATCAAGTTGGTTTGATTGATGAATTTATAGAGCAAGGCTTGGTTGCAAGATATTTTCAGTTTTGGGATCGTGATACCAAATCTAGAGTTGCACAATTTGACCATGATTTACTCAAGGATGAGACCAAGTTTCCGTTTGTTGTACAAACTGAGCAGCATAAACTTGTACTAATGGGTCTCAAACGTTTAGCAACATTCCCAGATGTAAGCTATCAATTTGGTATTACAGTGACTAATCTTCAGCAAGGTCCTGATCAGGTCACCCTCACGACCGAGCAAGATGGCGTGATGGGGCAAATTACAGCGGATTATGTAATTGGATCAGATGGTGGGAAAAGTACCATTCGAAAATTACTTAATATTGAATTTGAAGGATATACCTGGCCAGAGAGATTTATCGTCTTAACCTCGATTCATGACTTTGAAAAATCCATGGGTTGTTGCTATCGTAATTATTTTGCGGGCTCGAGTGAGTGGGCGAATTTATTTAAAGTCACTGGCGATGATTACAAAGGTAGATGGCGCGCTGTTTTTCCGGCGAGGACCGATGAGTCTGACGAAGAGGCATTGAGTGATGCCTCAGCGCAAAAAAGAATTGTTGAGCTTGAAGAGGCATGTTCATTAGAGTCGATTGTTCATCGCAATATTTATAACGTCCACCAACGAGTTGCACAAAAATTTAGAGTAGGCCGTGTCATGCTTGCTGGAGATTCATCGCACTTGAATAATCCTATTGGCGGACTTGGACTTAATTGCGGCATTCATGATGCGATGGAGTTAGTCTCAAGCTTAGAAGACATACGAAACGGTGCTGATGATACGCGACTTGATCTCTATGAAAAGCGTAGAAAGACTTTAAACGTCCAATTTATTCAAGAACAAACCATTGCTAATAAGAAACGCTTAGAAGAGAAAGATCCTTTGGCTCGTCAACAACGCCTAGATGAATTAAGAAAAATAGAAGCAGATAATCAACTACAAAAGCAGTTTTTAATGAAGTCATCCCTGTTATTAAGCGTGATTAATGAAAAAAACATCACTCTTTAA
- a CDS encoding amidohydrolase family protein — protein MKTAIINLKKIISGDWRDPIVEGDAIFMADGKIISVGQVSDKDIQNADVVIDADGATAIPGLIDSQVHNTFGDYTPRQKTVGFLESYVHGGTTTCISASEVHVPGRPKDPEGVKALALAAKRCFDDYRPGGMKVFAGSIILEPGLSEADFQEMAKKGIWLAKAGFGAVKSPYDYAPMVGWAKAAGMITTVHTGGSSIPGSSGIWVDHLLKMQPHVSFHVNGGPVAMPDADFPRIVNESKIALQICTAGNLRTALLIAKLAMEADQFDRFLIATDTPTGSGIMPLGMLYTITHLCSLMNMSVESAIAAATGNNATVYGIDSGFLKPGKEADVVILDACVGGSKDNATDAIRNGDIPAVAAVITAGIPRFVGKSRNTPAPMKSVRVVQNKVPQDFTGSAH, from the coding sequence ATGAAAACAGCAATCATTAATTTAAAAAAAATCATCTCAGGTGATTGGCGCGATCCCATAGTTGAAGGTGACGCCATTTTTATGGCCGATGGCAAGATTATTTCTGTAGGTCAAGTATCAGATAAAGACATCCAAAATGCAGACGTGGTGATTGATGCAGATGGCGCAACAGCGATACCGGGACTCATTGACTCACAAGTACACAACACCTTTGGAGATTACACACCAAGACAAAAAACCGTTGGATTTTTAGAAAGCTATGTACACGGTGGAACTACTACCTGTATCAGTGCCTCGGAAGTGCATGTGCCAGGTCGACCAAAAGATCCTGAAGGTGTTAAAGCTCTTGCCTTAGCCGCAAAGCGTTGTTTTGATGATTACCGACCTGGTGGGATGAAAGTGTTTGCAGGATCCATCATTCTTGAGCCTGGGCTTTCGGAAGCAGATTTTCAGGAGATGGCAAAGAAAGGGATTTGGTTAGCCAAAGCAGGATTTGGCGCAGTTAAATCACCTTACGATTATGCCCCGATGGTGGGATGGGCCAAAGCAGCAGGTATGATCACGACAGTACATACTGGTGGTTCTTCCATACCTGGTTCTTCAGGTATTTGGGTAGATCACTTATTGAAAATGCAACCCCATGTTTCATTTCATGTGAATGGTGGGCCTGTAGCGATGCCTGATGCGGATTTTCCTAGGATTGTGAATGAAAGCAAGATTGCTTTACAAATTTGCACAGCAGGTAACTTAAGAACCGCGTTACTCATTGCAAAATTAGCGATGGAAGCAGATCAATTTGATCGCTTTTTAATTGCGACTGACACACCAACAGGTAGTGGAATTATGCCTTTAGGTATGCTCTACACCATTACCCATTTATGTAGCCTCATGAATATGTCTGTTGAGTCAGCGATTGCTGCCGCTACCGGAAATAATGCCACTGTATATGGTATTGATAGTGGTTTTTTAAAGCCGGGTAAAGAAGCTGATGTTGTCATACTTGATGCTTGCGTAGGTGGTTCAAAAGATAATGCGACGGATGCGATTCGTAATGGTGATATTCCAGCTGTGGCAGCGGTCATTACTGCAGGTATCCCTCGATTTGTCGGCAAAAGCAGAAATACTCCAGCCCCGATGAAGAGTGTGAGAGTTGTGCAAAATAAAGTACCACAAGATTTCACAGGAAGTGCGCACTGA